The following coding sequences are from one Anguilla anguilla isolate fAngAng1 chromosome 12, fAngAng1.pri, whole genome shotgun sequence window:
- the LOC118209095 gene encoding putative gustatory receptor clone PTE03, with protein MGNSTEILFFLQGLNETVSSKRTYFILILLVYIFTVLANLTVIGTVVLEKTLHEPMLVFLCNLCINGILGASILYPKILVDLLSDLSVTSYKACLGQIFLIYSYAYCEWGTLAVMAYDRYIAICKPLNYHSIITPQKVMKLLLLTWLSSICESVVVVGMIARLPLCGFNIDKLYCTAWDVVKLSCVDTSINNIFGYILMVVQLSLVVLVVISYIYIIRACVRSPKERSKFMQTCLPHSIALSNFLIAHGFDLMYTRYGPTDRLQALRNVMSLDYLIVPPILNPLVYGLKLNQIRRRIFRMISQKTHALK; from the coding sequence ATGGGGAATTCAactgaaatactgttttttCTACAAGGACTGAATGAGACAGTGTCAAGCAAGCGCACATACTTTATCCTCATTcttcttgtttacatttttactgttttagcGAACCTGACTGTGATTGGGACAGTTGTTTTGGAGAAAACGCTCCATGAGCCCATGCTTGTATTCCTGTGCAACTTGTGTATAAATGGTATACTTGGTGCCTCCATATTATATCCTAAAATATTGGTGGACCTTTTATCTGACTTAAGTGTTACTTCGTATAAAGCGTGTCTGGGTCAAATTTTTCTAATATACAGCTACGCGTACTGCGAATGGGGTACGTTAGCAGTGATGGCTTACGACAGGTATATCGCGATATGCAAGCCGCTCAATTACCACTCCATCATCACGCCTCAGAAGGTGATGAAATTACTGTTATTAACCTGGCTTTCATCCATCTGTGAATCAGTTGTTGTGGTGGGCATGATAGCCAGACTTCCCCTCTGTGGATTCAACATCGATAAGCTTTACTGCACTGCCTGGGACGTGGTAAAGCTGTCGTGTGTGGACACCTCTATCAACAACATATTCGGGTACATTCTCATGGTTGTTCAACTTTCGCTAGTAGTGCTGGTTGTGATTTCCTATATTTATATCATCAGAGCATGTGTGCGATCGCCGAAAGAACGAAGTAAGTTCATGCAGACCTGTTTGCCCCATTCAATCGCTCTGTCCAATTTCTTAATCGCACACGGGTTTGACCTCATGTACACGCGCTATGGTCCCACCGACCGTCTGCAGGCTCTCCGCAATGTCATGTCCCTGGACTACCTCATTGTTCCACCCATCCTAAATCCCCTAGTTTATGGCCTGAAACTGAACCAAATCCGCCGGAGAATCTTTAGAATGATAAGTCAGAAAACACATGCTCTAAAGTGA